A genomic region of Ewingella sp. CoE-038-23 contains the following coding sequences:
- a CDS encoding rhodanese-like domain-containing protein: protein MSQKQQSQTSAVLQFAPPAQAVSEAYLFNKLSFYTDAADVAEDLKNRISGIVVVDTRAESHYQRGHIPGAISFPHRLMTEESTRHLNREQVYVTYCDGIGCNGSTNGAYKLAKLGFRVKELIGGLDFWTRDRHPLATGAECGEYPADFSVEECGC, encoded by the coding sequence ATGAGTCAAAAACAGCAAAGCCAGACGTCAGCCGTATTACAGTTTGCGCCACCGGCTCAGGCGGTGAGCGAAGCCTATCTCTTCAATAAATTGAGTTTTTACACCGATGCCGCTGATGTCGCCGAAGATTTGAAAAACCGTATTTCAGGCATTGTGGTGGTGGATACTCGTGCTGAGTCGCACTATCAGCGCGGACATATTCCGGGCGCAATCAGCTTTCCGCATCGTTTGATGACCGAAGAGTCAACGCGGCATCTTAATAGAGAGCAAGTGTATGTAACTTATTGCGATGGCATTGGCTGCAACGGCTCGACCAATGGGGCCTATAAGCTGGCGAAACTGGGTTTTCGCGTCAAAGAGTTGATAGGGGGCTTAGATTTCTGGACTCGCGATCGCCATCCGTTGGCGACCGGTGCTGAGTGCGGCGAGTATCCTGCCGATTTTAGCGTGGAAGAGTGCGGTTGCTAG
- a CDS encoding elongation factor P hydroxylase: MSDSTETHNYHQLIQIFDSCFYEEFNTRLIKGDDEPIYLPADEQEDFNRIVFAHGYYASGLHEISHWCVAGAERRKLVDFGYWYCPDGRDAQTQSEFEKVEIKPQSYEWLFCAAAGFRFNVSCDNLSGDCEPDRVAFHNKVREEVLRILQQGVPERPARFIKALQSFYNTAPLTAADFPALQPLE, encoded by the coding sequence ATGTCCGATTCAACAGAAACCCATAATTATCATCAATTAATCCAGATTTTTGATTCCTGCTTCTATGAGGAATTCAACACCCGGCTGATTAAAGGTGATGACGAGCCAATTTACCTGCCCGCCGATGAACAGGAAGATTTCAATCGCATCGTTTTTGCTCACGGCTACTACGCCAGCGGATTGCATGAAATCTCCCACTGGTGCGTGGCGGGGGCCGAGCGCCGCAAGCTGGTGGATTTTGGTTACTGGTACTGCCCGGACGGCCGTGACGCGCAAACGCAAAGTGAATTCGAGAAGGTGGAAATTAAGCCCCAGTCCTATGAGTGGCTATTTTGCGCCGCCGCCGGGTTCCGCTTTAACGTCAGTTGTGACAATCTGAGCGGCGATTGTGAGCCGGACCGCGTGGCTTTCCACAATAAGGTCCGCGAAGAAGTGCTGCGGATCTTGCAACAAGGCGTCCCAGAAAGACCGGCGCGCTTTATAAAAGCGTTACAATCGTTTTACAATACGGCACCTTTGACGGCGGCAGATTTCCCTGCGCTGCAACCGCTAGAATGA
- a CDS encoding DUF2946 domain-containing protein — MLFIAPVVSKSLVAAGMSHSMMPGMAMTEMSMAEMPMASMDMSEMSESDIPMSHGEMAEQADTAAHQNSMPMHDMGLGVMMPGDMSDAACGYCVLLVHLPLLHMLALPMLWVSNTSSRAPPRLAAVRPVPTAFYPDSQPRAPPAFK; from the coding sequence ATGTTATTTATCGCGCCGGTGGTGTCAAAATCACTGGTGGCTGCTGGCATGTCGCATTCGATGATGCCTGGCATGGCGATGACAGAGATGTCGATGGCAGAAATGCCTATGGCATCGATGGATATGTCAGAGATGTCAGAGTCCGACATACCGATGTCGCATGGCGAGATGGCTGAACAGGCTGATACTGCGGCTCATCAAAACTCTATGCCCATGCACGATATGGGGCTGGGAGTGATGATGCCCGGCGACATGAGTGACGCAGCCTGTGGTTACTGCGTACTTTTGGTCCACCTGCCGCTGTTGCATATGTTAGCGCTGCCGATGCTGTGGGTGTCTAACACCTCCAGCCGCGCACCGCCGCGCCTCGCAGCCGTTCGTCCTGTTCCCACTGCTTTCTACCCTGACTCTCAGCCTCGCGCCCCTCCTGCTTTTAAATAG
- a CDS encoding PLP-dependent aminotransferase family protein, with translation MRTYTGSSTLLTLFENSLEPGLNLRERLCATLRKAINSGALSNGQRLPSSRQLAADLRISRITVEAAYAQIEAEGYLRREIGKGTFVSIAMPPETTFKKSHRLTPRLATLSARGQQIVATGGCQDPQSPLPFAAGSPDLRVFPLKIWQQLINKHLRIGGTTLLGYGDPQGFAPLREAICAYLQQSRGVQCSPQQIMITTSSQQALQLLATLLLDRGDSVWLEQPGYLGARNAFTSAGGKIYPVGVDEEGMNPVGQTVQPKVIYLTPSHHYPSGVSLSLPRRLALLGLARKYQSWIIEDDYDSELHYDGRPLPAMQGLDKHLQVIYLGTFSKVLFPSLRLAYAVLPETLVEPMTTLRTVYDGHSSQLMQAVTADFIQSGHFAAHLRFSRQLYHSRRNHLLEEIQQKLANWLIPQPAAGGLQLAARLPAGSEKRLTQLALQQGVVTPRLSPLWLPEAGAQEQIPDGWLLGFSALTPGEITSAVNRLAKLPLDPSQ, from the coding sequence ATGCGCACTTACACTGGCTCCTCGACCTTACTTACCCTGTTTGAGAATAGCCTCGAACCAGGACTCAATTTACGCGAGAGGCTTTGCGCTACGCTGCGTAAGGCGATTAACAGTGGCGCTTTAAGCAATGGACAGCGACTGCCTTCTTCACGCCAACTCGCCGCCGACTTGCGTATTTCGCGCATCACGGTTGAGGCCGCCTACGCGCAAATCGAAGCCGAGGGCTATTTGCGCCGCGAGATAGGCAAAGGCACCTTTGTCAGTATCGCCATGCCGCCGGAAACGACCTTTAAAAAGAGCCACAGACTGACACCAAGGCTGGCGACTCTTTCAGCTCGCGGCCAGCAAATTGTCGCGACCGGCGGCTGCCAAGACCCTCAGTCACCTCTGCCCTTCGCCGCGGGTAGCCCGGACTTACGCGTCTTCCCGCTGAAAATTTGGCAGCAGTTGATCAACAAGCATCTACGCATCGGGGGCACAACGCTGCTCGGCTATGGCGATCCGCAGGGTTTTGCTCCCCTGCGCGAAGCCATTTGTGCTTACCTCCAGCAATCTCGCGGCGTGCAGTGCAGCCCGCAGCAAATCATGATCACCACCAGCTCGCAGCAGGCTTTGCAGCTCTTGGCAACTCTGCTGCTCGATCGGGGTGATAGCGTCTGGCTAGAACAGCCGGGCTATCTCGGCGCAAGAAATGCCTTTACCAGCGCGGGCGGCAAGATATACCCGGTGGGAGTGGATGAAGAAGGCATGAACCCAGTCGGCCAAACCGTTCAGCCTAAAGTTATCTATCTCACGCCTTCCCACCACTACCCTTCCGGCGTTAGTCTTAGCCTGCCACGCCGACTGGCGCTACTGGGGCTGGCGCGGAAATATCAGTCGTGGATCATCGAGGATGATTACGACAGCGAGCTACATTATGATGGCCGCCCTTTGCCCGCCATGCAGGGGCTGGATAAACACCTGCAGGTGATTTATCTTGGCACCTTTTCCAAAGTGCTCTTTCCTTCCTTACGTCTGGCCTACGCTGTGCTGCCCGAGACGCTGGTCGAGCCTATGACCACGCTGCGCACGGTATATGACGGCCATTCGTCTCAGTTGATGCAGGCGGTGACGGCTGATTTTATTCAGTCTGGCCATTTCGCCGCGCACTTGCGTTTTTCACGCCAGCTTTACCATAGCCGCCGCAATCATTTGCTGGAGGAGATCCAGCAAAAGCTCGCAAACTGGCTGATTCCGCAACCCGCCGCCGGAGGCTTACAGCTGGCGGCTCGCCTGCCCGCTGGCTCCGAAAAGAGGCTGACTCAGCTGGCCTTGCAACAGGGTGTCGTCACGCCACGCCTTTCGCCGCTGTGGCTGCCCGAAGCTGGCGCGCAGGAGCAAATACCTGATGGCTGGCTGCTCGGCTTCTCGGCATTAACGCCGGGAGAGATAACCTCAGCGGTTAATCGATTAGCCAAGCTGCCCTTAGATCCAAGCCAGTAA
- the mnmC gene encoding bifunctional tRNA (5-methylaminomethyl-2-thiouridine)(34)-methyltransferase MnmD/FAD-dependent 5-carboxymethylaminomethyl-2-thiouridine(34) oxidoreductase MnmC: MSHTPIQPAELSWNEQGTPVSRHFDDVYFSNQNGLLETRHVFLNGNGFPQRFAEHPRSVCVIAETGFGTGLNFLTLWQAFDDFTQQQPEARLKRLHFISFEKFPLSVNDLTAALNQWPELADYARQLVAQWPLPFSGCHRLLLDDGRITLDLWFGDVTTLLPACDSSMNQQVDAWFLDGFAPSKNPDMWTPELFANMARLSRSQGTLATFTVAGFVRRGLLDAGFDVEKVKGFGQKKHMLSGVMNNPLNLPHSAPWYQRPAAENTQNIAIIGGGVASAVLALALLRRDFNVTLYCADDQPAQGASGNRQGAVYPLLNGKGDALERFFSHAFTFARRQYQALAASGVAFDHQWCGVSQIGYDAKSQGKIDKILAGELPAELATALTQQQLTEACGLACHHGGISYGLGGWLCPAQLTTELIRLAETRGLKAHFNQPVTALRQTEDSLWALTFANGETLVHDSLVLANGANITDFQQTEKLPVYAVGGQVSHIPTTPELQKLKQVLCYDGYLTPVNPANQHHCIGASYHRADRSTAYREDDQQQNRQRLIDCLPQAGWARAVDVSSGEARNGVRCATRDHLPMVGAVADYDAMLETYKKLDIAVKRGQPVADAPYHRNLFLLGALGSRGLSSAPLAAEVLAAQISGEPMPLDSETLAALNPHRMWVRKLLKGKPVVSEEN; the protein is encoded by the coding sequence GTGAGCCACACCCCAATCCAGCCCGCCGAATTAAGTTGGAACGAACAGGGTACACCTGTTTCCCGACATTTTGATGACGTCTATTTTTCCAACCAAAATGGCCTGCTGGAAACCCGCCACGTCTTTCTAAACGGTAATGGATTCCCACAACGCTTTGCCGAACATCCGCGCTCGGTCTGCGTTATTGCAGAAACCGGATTTGGCACCGGCCTGAACTTTCTCACTCTGTGGCAAGCCTTTGATGACTTTACCCAGCAGCAGCCCGAAGCTCGTCTAAAACGCCTGCATTTCATTAGCTTCGAGAAATTTCCACTGTCCGTAAATGACCTGACTGCCGCCTTAAACCAGTGGCCTGAACTTGCCGACTATGCCAGACAACTTGTTGCCCAATGGCCGCTGCCTTTTTCCGGCTGCCATCGCCTGCTGCTGGACGACGGGCGCATCACTCTCGACCTATGGTTCGGCGATGTTACTACCCTGCTTCCGGCTTGTGACAGCAGTATGAATCAACAGGTTGACGCCTGGTTTTTAGACGGTTTTGCCCCTTCTAAAAACCCCGATATGTGGACTCCCGAGCTGTTCGCCAATATGGCGCGGCTTTCACGCTCGCAAGGTACGCTGGCAACCTTTACCGTGGCCGGTTTTGTCCGTCGCGGTTTACTCGATGCAGGCTTTGACGTCGAGAAAGTGAAAGGGTTCGGTCAAAAGAAACATATGCTTAGCGGCGTGATGAATAATCCGCTAAATCTGCCACATTCGGCTCCGTGGTATCAGAGACCGGCGGCGGAAAACACCCAAAACATTGCCATAATCGGCGGTGGCGTCGCCAGTGCCGTGCTGGCACTGGCGCTGCTGCGGCGTGATTTTAACGTCACTCTTTATTGTGCCGATGACCAACCGGCTCAGGGAGCTTCGGGGAATCGTCAGGGCGCGGTTTACCCCTTACTTAATGGTAAAGGCGACGCGCTGGAGCGATTTTTCTCCCACGCATTCACCTTCGCCCGTCGCCAGTATCAGGCTTTAGCAGCAAGTGGCGTGGCCTTCGACCATCAGTGGTGCGGCGTAAGCCAGATTGGCTATGACGCCAAGAGTCAGGGGAAAATTGATAAGATCCTCGCAGGCGAACTGCCAGCCGAGCTAGCCACCGCCCTCACTCAGCAGCAGCTGACCGAAGCTTGCGGCTTAGCGTGTCATCACGGCGGGATCAGCTATGGGCTGGGGGGCTGGCTCTGCCCCGCTCAACTCACCACGGAGTTAATCCGACTGGCCGAGACGCGCGGGCTAAAGGCACATTTCAACCAGCCGGTCACGGCGTTACGACAGACCGAGGACAGCCTCTGGGCGCTGACCTTCGCCAATGGCGAAACCCTAGTGCATGACAGCCTGGTGCTGGCAAACGGGGCGAATATTACTGATTTCCAGCAAACCGAGAAGCTGCCGGTCTACGCCGTCGGCGGTCAGGTTTCACATATTCCCACCACGCCTGAGCTGCAAAAGCTTAAACAGGTGCTGTGCTATGACGGCTACCTCACCCCGGTTAACCCGGCGAATCAGCATCACTGTATCGGCGCGAGCTATCACCGCGCTGACAGGTCGACGGCTTATCGCGAAGACGATCAGCAGCAGAACCGCCAGCGGCTGATTGACTGCTTGCCGCAAGCCGGCTGGGCACGAGCAGTCGACGTGAGTAGCGGCGAGGCGCGAAACGGCGTGCGCTGTGCAACACGCGACCATCTCCCGATGGTGGGCGCAGTAGCCGATTATGACGCTATGCTGGAAACCTACAAGAAACTGGATATTGCCGTAAAACGCGGCCAGCCGGTGGCCGATGCGCCTTATCATCGCAACCTGTTCCTGCTTGGGGCGCTGGGTTCGCGTGGGCTAAGCTCGGCCCCGCTGGCGGCGGAAGTGCTGGCGGCGCAAATTTCAGGGGAGCCGATGCCGCTCGATAGCGAAACGCTGGCGGCGCTTAATCCACATCGCATGTGGGTAAGAAAGCTGCTGAAAGGCAAGCCGGTGGTGAGTGAAGAGAACTGA
- a CDS encoding SLC13 family permease, producing MLATFFTTLLKPFLRDRFLHVLLLLGVVLTLFQPEKIHQFAQFVDWSTIVTLIGLLMLTKGVEVSGYFDFVGRKMINSINNERYLALFLVCAAALLSTFMTNDVALFIVIPLTITLKKLSTLPVTRLIIFEALAVNAGSLLTPIGNPQNILLWNKSGLSFLGFIAQMSPLAFVSFAALLIVTWLSFPAIKLKRLENNQGYPYKKKLLFSCLVMYVVFIGCVDFGVALYGLIAVLLCFLLLARQVLLRIDWPLILVFIAMFIDVRLIVGLDAVRDAVNQIAHLSPAGVYALGIGLSQVISNVPATILMINYVPPNALLAYAVNAGGFGLAIGSLANLIALRMANDRKIWLKFHYFSFPFLILSGLSGWLLLAWI from the coding sequence ATGCTGGCAACTTTCTTCACAACATTACTCAAGCCCTTCTTACGTGACCGTTTTTTGCACGTCTTATTGCTACTGGGTGTGGTACTGACTCTTTTCCAGCCGGAGAAAATCCACCAATTTGCACAATTTGTAGATTGGTCAACTATCGTCACGCTGATTGGGTTGCTGATGCTGACCAAGGGCGTTGAGGTGAGCGGCTACTTTGATTTTGTTGGCCGTAAGATGATCAACAGCATCAACAATGAGCGCTATTTGGCGCTGTTTTTGGTTTGTGCCGCCGCGCTGCTTTCTACCTTTATGACCAATGACGTGGCGCTGTTTATCGTCATTCCACTCACGATCACCCTAAAAAAGCTCTCTACGCTGCCCGTCACGCGACTGATCATCTTTGAGGCGTTGGCGGTGAACGCGGGCTCCTTACTTACGCCTATCGGTAATCCGCAAAATATCTTGTTGTGGAACAAATCCGGCCTGTCATTTTTGGGGTTTATAGCCCAAATGAGCCCGCTGGCATTCGTCAGTTTTGCGGCATTATTGATAGTGACTTGGCTGAGTTTCCCCGCGATAAAACTGAAAAGGCTGGAGAATAATCAGGGCTATCCATACAAGAAAAAACTGCTTTTTAGCTGTCTGGTGATGTATGTGGTGTTCATTGGCTGTGTGGATTTCGGTGTGGCGCTATATGGCCTGATTGCCGTGCTGCTGTGCTTTCTTTTGCTGGCGCGGCAGGTGCTGTTGCGCATCGACTGGCCGTTGATTCTGGTGTTTATCGCCATGTTTATCGACGTGCGGTTGATTGTCGGTTTAGACGCCGTGCGTGACGCGGTGAACCAGATTGCACACCTAAGCCCGGCGGGCGTTTACGCCCTTGGTATCGGGCTGTCGCAGGTCATTAGCAACGTACCAGCCACCATTTTGATGATTAACTACGTGCCACCTAACGCCTTGCTGGCTTACGCCGTTAACGCTGGCGGTTTCGGCCTTGCGATTGGTTCACTGGCTAACCTCATTGCCCTGCGCATGGCCAACGATCGCAAGATCTGGCTCAAGTTCCACTATTTCTCCTTCCCATTCCTTATTTTAAGTGGCCTGAGCGGCTGGCTATTACTGGCTTGGATCTAA
- a CDS encoding PepSY-associated TM helix domain-containing protein has product MSHPASSTKMTAKAASIALLKRIHFYIGLFVGPFIFVAALTGTLYVLTPQLENHLYANELFTSAKGDVQPISRQIEAALAIAGDQAKIAAIRPAPALGETTRVMLSDPSLGASKTKAIFVDPVTLDIKGEETVYGTSGILPLRTWLDELHRELLLGDIGRNYSELAASWLWVAALGGILLWATSRQKTRGNRKLTGTAAKQHISRRWHTWLGITLLVGMLFLSVTGLTWSQWAGSNISILREHMGWMTPSVATTLAGEKSAPAGEHAEHQMSDMSMADMPDMPDMAAHHMPAKVEPVNVLPITFDQVIAAARHAGITANKIEIRPAYTADKAWTVTEVDRSWPTQVDAVSVNPQTMAIIDHTEFAHFPLLAKLTRWGVDAHMGILFGFWNQAILVLFGIGLCVMIGWGYRMWWLRRPAMNSGPHPVVTLIQTWRQLPASLQWPIGLIALALSISLPVMGVSLLIFLLIDVLRWLRHRNRLQAVAVN; this is encoded by the coding sequence ATGAGCCATCCTGCAAGCTCGACCAAAATGACGGCCAAAGCCGCGTCCATTGCGTTACTCAAGCGTATCCATTTCTATATCGGTCTGTTCGTCGGGCCTTTTATCTTTGTCGCCGCGTTGACCGGCACGCTGTATGTACTTACCCCTCAGCTTGAAAACCACTTGTACGCCAACGAGCTTTTTACTTCCGCGAAAGGCGACGTGCAGCCGATCTCTCGGCAAATTGAAGCTGCGCTGGCCATTGCTGGCGATCAGGCGAAGATCGCTGCGATTCGTCCAGCCCCTGCGCTGGGGGAAACCACGCGGGTCATGCTGTCCGACCCAAGCCTCGGCGCGTCCAAAACCAAGGCAATATTTGTTGACCCCGTGACGCTGGATATTAAAGGCGAAGAGACCGTCTATGGCACCAGCGGCATCCTGCCTTTACGCACCTGGCTCGATGAGCTTCACCGCGAGCTGCTGCTAGGCGATATTGGCCGTAATTACAGCGAACTCGCCGCTTCATGGCTGTGGGTTGCGGCACTGGGCGGCATTCTTCTATGGGCAACCAGCCGGCAGAAAACCCGTGGCAACCGTAAGCTTACCGGCACGGCTGCCAAGCAGCACATTAGCCGCCGCTGGCATACCTGGCTTGGCATCACGCTGTTGGTCGGCATGCTGTTTCTGTCGGTAACCGGCCTGACATGGTCACAGTGGGCCGGGAGCAATATCAGCATCCTGCGTGAACATATGGGCTGGATGACCCCTTCGGTCGCGACCACTCTGGCAGGCGAAAAATCGGCTCCTGCGGGTGAACATGCCGAGCACCAGATGAGTGATATGAGCATGGCAGATATGCCTGACATGCCCGATATGGCAGCTCATCACATGCCAGCAAAAGTTGAGCCGGTTAATGTTTTGCCGATCACTTTCGATCAGGTCATCGCCGCCGCGCGTCATGCAGGGATCACGGCTAACAAAATAGAAATTCGCCCGGCTTATACGGCGGATAAGGCCTGGACGGTGACGGAAGTGGACCGAAGCTGGCCGACGCAGGTTGATGCCGTATCGGTTAACCCTCAGACAATGGCGATTATTGACCATACCGAGTTTGCCCATTTCCCGCTGCTGGCGAAGCTCACTCGCTGGGGCGTTGATGCCCATATGGGTATTCTGTTTGGCTTCTGGAATCAGGCTATTCTGGTGCTGTTCGGCATTGGGCTGTGCGTGATGATTGGCTGGGGCTACCGCATGTGGTGGCTGCGCCGTCCGGCGATGAACAGCGGCCCGCATCCGGTGGTAACCCTGATTCAAACGTGGCGCCAACTTCCTGCCAGCCTGCAATGGCCAATTGGGCTGATAGCACTGGCTCTCTCCATCAGCCTGCCAGTGATGGGGGTAAGCCTGCTTATCTTCTTGCTGATTGATGTGCTCCGTTGGCTGCGACATAGAAACCGGCTCCAAGCTGTTGCGGTGAATTAA
- the flk gene encoding flagella biosynthesis regulator Flk, whose product MQPLSGPGAPIGDNRMQPNNSVPAGSGDNQQLTPAQRTTLEKLIVKLMALTPMKSAEIWAGLRHELSLPHDAELTAAIYPRAEGILQGKLTQAQDSHATRQLFQQLTELLPQGNNRQAVSDFIRQNFGHTVLSQLSHEQLQQVFLLVQTGEMTIPKPQQTPITDRALLPAEHNSLQQLVTRLSAATGEAPAKLWQQLFNLVGVKVGEPIPARHFQLLSQFMQVKAALSQPTAPPTLTTLLSVLKQPATLQEVQQLTEYVESRFNATPNTPLNVAQLNDLVGVLFSQRVERSPRPEKVDDNFTVVTRTEPQPIINPFVAMLPQSMQSMGGKPLAFIAFVVVVILLWLLF is encoded by the coding sequence ATGCAACCTTTAAGTGGCCCGGGCGCGCCAATTGGCGACAACAGGATGCAACCGAATAACTCAGTTCCCGCGGGCTCTGGTGATAATCAGCAGCTTACCCCTGCGCAGCGCACTACCCTCGAAAAACTCATCGTCAAATTGATGGCGCTGACCCCCATGAAGTCCGCCGAAATTTGGGCTGGCTTACGCCACGAGCTGTCTCTCCCTCATGATGCTGAACTGACCGCCGCAATCTACCCGCGCGCGGAAGGCATCCTGCAAGGCAAATTGACGCAGGCACAGGACAGCCACGCCACGCGCCAGCTGTTCCAGCAGCTCACCGAATTATTGCCACAGGGCAATAACCGTCAGGCGGTGAGCGACTTCATTCGCCAAAATTTCGGCCATACCGTGCTCAGCCAGCTGAGCCACGAGCAGCTACAGCAGGTGTTTTTGCTGGTCCAAACTGGCGAAATGACCATTCCGAAACCGCAGCAAACGCCGATCACCGATCGCGCCCTGCTGCCTGCCGAACATAACAGTTTGCAGCAGCTGGTGACGCGTCTCAGCGCCGCCACGGGCGAAGCACCGGCCAAACTGTGGCAGCAACTGTTTAACTTAGTCGGCGTAAAAGTGGGCGAACCTATCCCGGCGCGCCATTTTCAGCTGTTAAGCCAGTTTATGCAGGTCAAAGCGGCGCTGAGCCAACCGACAGCGCCGCCGACGCTAACCACCTTGCTCAGCGTGTTGAAACAGCCAGCGACGCTGCAAGAAGTCCAGCAGCTGACGGAATATGTCGAAAGCCGGTTCAACGCCACGCCCAACACGCCGCTGAACGTCGCGCAGCTTAACGATCTGGTCGGCGTGCTGTTCAGCCAGCGCGTTGAACGCTCACCGCGACCGGAGAAAGTGGATGATAACTTTACGGTGGTGACCCGTACCGAGCCTCAGCCAATCATCAATCCGTTCGTCGCCATGCTGCCGCAGTCGATGCAATCCATGGGCGGCAAGCCGCTGGCTTTCATCGCCTTTGTGGTGGTGGTTATTCTGCTCTGGCTGCTGTTTTAA
- the fabB gene encoding beta-ketoacyl-ACP synthase I, producing MKRAVITGLGIISSIGNNKQEVLNSLQEGRSGITFSQELKDAGMRSHVWGDVKLDTAGLIDRKVVRFMSDASIYAYLSMQQAIEDSGLTPEMVSNERTGLIAGSGGGSPRNQVAGSDGMRAKGLRGVGPYMVTKAMASGVSACLATPFKIRGVNYSISSACATSAHCIGNAVEMIQLGKQDVVFAGGGEELCWEMACEFDAMGALSTSYNDTPDKASRTYDKARDGFVIAGGGGMVVVEELEHALARGAHIYAEIVGYGATSDGADMVAPSGEGAVRCMKMAMQGVDTPIDYVNVHGTSTPVGDVKELGAIREVFGATTPALSSTKAMTGHSLGAAGVQEAIYTLLMAENNFIAPSINIENLDEQAEGMDIITKPTQRELTTVMSNSFGFGGTNATLVMRKLKNDK from the coding sequence ATGAAACGTGCAGTCATTACTGGCCTGGGTATCATCTCGAGCATCGGTAACAACAAGCAGGAAGTACTTAACTCCCTGCAAGAAGGGCGCTCAGGGATCACCTTCTCGCAAGAGTTGAAAGATGCCGGAATGCGTAGCCATGTCTGGGGTGATGTTAAGTTAGACACCGCAGGGCTTATCGATCGTAAGGTCGTGCGTTTCATGAGTGATGCTTCTATCTACGCTTATCTGTCCATGCAGCAGGCTATCGAGGATTCTGGCCTGACGCCTGAGATGGTTTCTAACGAACGTACCGGCCTGATCGCAGGTTCCGGCGGCGGTTCACCACGTAACCAGGTTGCGGGTTCTGACGGCATGCGTGCTAAAGGTCTGCGCGGCGTAGGTCCATACATGGTGACTAAGGCGATGGCGTCTGGCGTTTCTGCTTGCCTCGCGACTCCTTTCAAAATTCGTGGCGTTAACTATTCCATCAGCTCTGCTTGTGCGACTTCTGCTCACTGCATCGGTAACGCGGTAGAGATGATTCAGCTCGGTAAACAAGACGTGGTCTTCGCCGGTGGCGGCGAAGAGCTGTGCTGGGAAATGGCCTGTGAGTTCGACGCTATGGGCGCACTGTCTACCAGCTACAACGACACTCCAGATAAAGCTTCCCGTACTTACGATAAAGCCCGTGACGGTTTCGTCATTGCTGGCGGCGGCGGTATGGTTGTTGTGGAAGAGCTGGAACACGCTCTGGCACGTGGCGCGCACATCTATGCAGAAATCGTGGGCTACGGCGCAACATCTGACGGCGCAGACATGGTTGCTCCATCAGGCGAAGGCGCAGTGCGCTGTATGAAGATGGCAATGCAGGGTGTGGACACCCCGATTGACTACGTCAACGTACACGGTACTTCTACTCCAGTAGGCGATGTGAAAGAACTCGGCGCAATCCGCGAAGTGTTCGGCGCTACAACACCAGCTCTGTCTTCTACTAAAGCCATGACCGGCCACTCACTGGGTGCTGCGGGCGTGCAGGAAGCAATCTACACCCTGCTGATGGCTGAAAATAACTTCATCGCGCCAAGCATCAACATCGAAAACCTCGATGAGCAGGCTGAAGGTATGGACATCATCACTAAGCCAACTCAGCGCGAGCTGACTACCGTGATGTCTAACAGCTTCGGCTTCGGCGGTACTAACGCCACGCTGGTTATGCGTAAGCTGAAAAACGACAAGTAA
- a CDS encoding YfcL family protein produces the protein MIAEFEARILTLIDDMVESASDDELFASGYLRGHLTVAVADAEENGEHTAEALKIRVRHSLDKAIQAGELSPRDQVLVLGMWENLYQASLPEAK, from the coding sequence ATGATCGCAGAATTTGAAGCGCGTATTTTGACGCTGATTGACGACATGGTTGAAAGCGCCAGCGATGATGAGCTGTTCGCCAGTGGCTATCTGCGAGGCCATCTGACCGTGGCGGTTGCCGACGCGGAAGAAAACGGCGAACACACTGCCGAAGCATTGAAAATTCGTGTCCGACACAGTCTGGATAAGGCTATTCAGGCCGGAGAGCTCTCCCCGCGCGATCAGGTTCTGGTGCTCGGCATGTGGGAAAATCTCTATCAGGCGTCTCTGCCAGAAGCCAAATAA